A region of Vibrio tubiashii ATCC 19109 DNA encodes the following proteins:
- a CDS encoding 1-acyl-sn-glycerol-3-phosphate acyltransferase, giving the protein MTTNTDPFIEIRPYNDDEIPAAIDRLVNDEEFISAILQHRFSNHAGWFKTLMSPMVKIYLKMKWSKLNSVETIQLEVKKYLDQTLKTTTKGVTYSGLENLAPEQAYLFVSNHRDIAMDPALVNYGLFQSGHKTVRIAIGDNLLKKPCATELMKLNKSFIVKRSAKGPREMMKALGTLSGYIKHSLETGHSIWIAQKEGRAKDGNDFTDPAILKMFHVEGRKQKLSFPEYIKSLKIVPVAISYENDPCDIAKAIELHAKDSVGSYEKGEFEDIESIIQGIVGDKGHVHVAFGDVIEQDFETPEALAEEIDRQVHANYKLFPINQLAAGNEDVGEDVKATLADKLNLLPQGAQPFLVASYANPVKNRP; this is encoded by the coding sequence ATGACGACAAACACAGACCCATTTATTGAAATTCGTCCTTATAACGATGACGAAATTCCAGCGGCAATTGACCGCTTAGTTAACGATGAAGAATTCATCAGTGCGATTTTACAGCACCGCTTTTCTAACCATGCAGGCTGGTTTAAGACCTTAATGTCTCCAATGGTTAAGATCTACCTTAAGATGAAGTGGTCAAAACTGAACTCAGTTGAGACGATTCAATTAGAAGTAAAGAAGTATCTTGATCAAACGCTTAAAACAACCACCAAAGGTGTTACGTACAGCGGGCTAGAAAATCTAGCTCCTGAGCAGGCGTATCTTTTTGTTTCTAATCACCGTGATATCGCAATGGATCCTGCACTTGTTAACTATGGTCTGTTCCAAAGTGGTCATAAAACCGTGCGCATTGCGATTGGTGATAACCTACTGAAAAAGCCTTGTGCGACTGAGCTAATGAAGCTCAACAAAAGCTTTATTGTTAAGCGCTCGGCAAAAGGCCCTCGTGAAATGATGAAGGCACTAGGGACATTGTCTGGCTACATCAAGCACTCGCTAGAAACTGGTCATTCAATTTGGATTGCACAAAAAGAAGGTCGCGCGAAAGATGGCAACGACTTTACTGATCCGGCGATCCTAAAAATGTTTCATGTGGAAGGGCGCAAACAAAAGCTTTCATTCCCTGAGTACATTAAATCTTTGAAGATTGTGCCTGTTGCTATCTCTTATGAGAATGACCCTTGTGATATTGCTAAAGCGATTGAACTGCACGCTAAAGATTCGGTAGGAAGCTACGAGAAAGGCGAGTTCGAAGATATTGAAAGTATTATTCAAGGCATCGTGGGCGATAAAGGTCATGTGCATGTAGCATTTGGTGATGTGATAGAGCAAGACTTCGAAACGCCAGAAGCACTAGCAGAAGAAATTGATCGTCAAGTACATGCTAACTACAAGCTGTTTCCAATTAATCAGCTTGCGGCAGGCAACGAAGACGTCGGCGAAGATGTGAAAGCGACATTGGCTGACAAACTCAATTTATTACCGCAAGGCGCGCAGCCATTTTTAGTGGCCAGTTACGCCAATCCGGTCAAGAATCGCCCTTAG
- a CDS encoding methyl-accepting chemotaxis protein, whose translation MKFSHKIVAASSVLLLATVTLLTLQQYHTVKNEIKTQVTSSVTEIVDGVRNTTAAEINGRKAIAEYATSMLEVDLSPDAVTSVITRPIVKDTFLLAGLGFESDGSNINNDPSWNPGPTWDPRVRPWYIDAKNSGKLVITAPYADSATGEILVSIATPVRENGQFIGAIFYDVSLAALAEVVNKVQLFNAGYVFIVAGDGTTIAHPTTELNGKPMSDFLGNAPIQDDPQQAMIDGKAYTLDFSKVPGEDWYIGVVLDEEVAYQSLADLRNSSIIYTIIALVISIVILLVLIKTLMRPLDTLGDAIQDVATGQGDLTKRLDTNTDQEFSTLASGFNEFTGTLQQLITQSKAIGEEILRGSEMTSMGLQESASAMQDQLHELEQLATAMHEMATTSGDVANNAQGAAAAAREADEATSTGTAVVSETTHAIDNLSQKIDEAVEEVKVLESATDNIETILKVINDIADQTNLLALNAAIEAARAGESGRGFAVVADEVRTLAQRTQESTTEIRNMIEQLQAGASSVSNAMNMSKSTATNAVERAQEANVALERIRDAIQQISDMNIQIASAAEEQSLVAEEINGNTVKIKDLSTQVADAAENANIAMQAQTENIREQDSILNKFTV comes from the coding sequence ATGAAATTCAGCCATAAGATTGTGGCCGCTTCGTCTGTCTTGCTTTTAGCGACTGTCACCCTTCTAACCTTGCAACAATATCACACCGTTAAAAACGAAATTAAGACGCAAGTAACCTCAAGCGTTACAGAAATCGTAGACGGCGTTCGAAACACTACCGCCGCAGAAATCAATGGACGTAAAGCCATCGCTGAGTACGCCACCAGCATGCTAGAAGTTGACCTATCTCCCGACGCTGTCACTTCTGTCATTACCCGCCCTATCGTTAAAGACACTTTTTTATTGGCAGGTCTTGGCTTTGAGAGTGATGGTTCAAACATCAACAATGACCCTTCTTGGAATCCCGGGCCTACTTGGGACCCAAGGGTTCGACCTTGGTACATTGACGCTAAAAACTCAGGAAAGCTTGTTATTACCGCCCCTTACGCCGACTCAGCCACAGGCGAGATATTGGTTTCAATCGCCACACCAGTTCGAGAAAACGGACAGTTTATTGGTGCGATTTTTTATGATGTAAGTCTTGCTGCACTGGCTGAAGTCGTGAACAAGGTGCAATTGTTCAATGCGGGCTATGTGTTTATTGTCGCCGGAGATGGCACAACCATTGCCCACCCAACGACTGAGTTAAACGGCAAGCCTATGTCAGACTTCTTGGGCAATGCCCCCATTCAAGATGATCCGCAGCAAGCAATGATTGATGGCAAGGCTTACACGCTCGACTTTTCAAAAGTGCCAGGTGAAGATTGGTACATTGGCGTTGTTCTCGATGAAGAAGTGGCGTATCAATCTTTAGCAGACCTTCGCAACAGCTCGATTATCTACACCATCATAGCCTTGGTTATCAGTATTGTGATTCTGCTTGTACTGATTAAGACCTTGATGCGCCCACTAGATACCTTGGGTGATGCCATTCAGGATGTCGCGACAGGTCAAGGTGATTTAACCAAACGACTCGATACCAACACCGATCAAGAATTCTCGACTCTGGCTTCAGGGTTTAATGAGTTCACAGGAACCTTACAGCAACTGATCACGCAATCGAAAGCGATTGGGGAAGAGATATTACGTGGTTCAGAAATGACCTCAATGGGGCTGCAAGAGTCCGCTTCCGCAATGCAAGACCAATTGCACGAATTAGAGCAGCTCGCTACCGCCATGCATGAAATGGCTACCACCTCTGGGGATGTCGCCAATAATGCTCAAGGTGCCGCAGCAGCCGCTCGTGAAGCCGATGAGGCCACCAGTACAGGTACAGCGGTTGTGAGTGAAACCACTCACGCTATCGACAACTTATCACAAAAAATCGACGAAGCCGTTGAAGAGGTGAAGGTCTTAGAATCAGCGACCGATAATATTGAAACCATCTTGAAGGTAATCAATGATATCGCCGATCAAACCAACCTGCTCGCCCTTAACGCCGCGATTGAGGCAGCCCGTGCAGGTGAATCTGGTCGAGGGTTCGCTGTGGTTGCTGATGAGGTTCGAACCTTGGCGCAACGTACACAGGAATCTACCACTGAGATTCGCAACATGATTGAACAGCTTCAAGCTGGCGCAAGTTCAGTTTCAAATGCGATGAATATGAGCAAGAGCACTGCTACTAACGCAGTTGAGCGAGCTCAAGAGGCGAATGTCGCTTTGGAACGCATCCGTGATGCAATTCAACAGATCAGTGATATGAATATCCAAATCGCTTCTGCTGCAGAAGAGCAAAGCTTGGTTGCCGAGGAAATTAACGGTAATACAGTGAAGATCAAAGACCTTTCAACTCAAGTAGCCGATGCTGCTGAGAATGCCAATATTGCTATGCAAGCACAAACAGAAAACATTCGAGAGCAAGACTCTATCTTGAATAAATTTACCGTTTAG
- a CDS encoding alpha-amylase family protein, whose product MNCSHATDVILHAFDWPYEMVEQRARQIHQAGYKYVLVSPPMKSLKRETGTKWWQRYQPQDYRVIDNQLGNTETFKSMLETLSSYGVGVYADVVFNHMANESSIRTDLKYPNASDMLDYQQSADYYQNQRLFGDLSEPIFDHDDFVEAFGIEDWEDRWQVQNGRITGGPTDPGLPTLRVCSHVIEQQQAYLKALKGMGVKGFRIDAAKHMTLEHLKQVWTEDICQDIHIFGEIITSGGATQPEYELFLQPYLAETRLGAYDFPLFQTMHDALQIDGSLKSLVDPYCFGQALSESRAITFAITHDIPNNDVFANLVMSENQEWLGYCYLLGRDGGVPLIYTDLDTSGIVNSDKQPRWVDAWKDEKMIAAIDFHNRMHGSQMKIIEASDDLLVFSRGKEGLVIINKSKRSQTIEFKANSDWMDLLSLDSFAPQNGQCTAVVEPNTAMMLVVI is encoded by the coding sequence TCCATCAAGCGGGCTACAAGTACGTACTCGTTTCACCACCAATGAAATCATTAAAAAGGGAAACAGGTACCAAGTGGTGGCAACGCTATCAACCTCAAGATTATCGAGTGATCGATAATCAACTTGGTAATACTGAAACATTTAAAAGCATGCTTGAGACTCTATCGTCTTATGGTGTGGGTGTGTATGCCGATGTGGTGTTCAACCATATGGCAAATGAATCGTCGATAAGGACAGATCTTAAATACCCGAATGCGTCCGATATGCTCGATTACCAACAATCTGCTGATTATTATCAGAACCAACGTTTGTTTGGAGATTTAAGTGAGCCCATTTTCGATCATGACGACTTCGTCGAAGCGTTTGGAATTGAAGACTGGGAAGATCGCTGGCAAGTGCAAAATGGTCGTATCACTGGTGGTCCTACTGATCCAGGCTTACCAACATTAAGGGTTTGCTCACACGTCATCGAGCAGCAGCAAGCTTATCTTAAAGCGCTTAAAGGTATGGGAGTCAAAGGGTTTCGCATTGATGCCGCTAAACACATGACTTTAGAGCATTTAAAACAGGTTTGGACGGAAGATATTTGCCAAGATATTCATATCTTCGGTGAAATTATTACCAGCGGTGGCGCTACCCAACCAGAGTATGAGTTGTTCTTACAGCCTTACCTTGCTGAAACGCGATTGGGTGCCTATGACTTCCCGTTATTTCAGACAATGCATGATGCGCTGCAAATCGATGGTAGCTTAAAAAGCTTGGTCGACCCATATTGCTTCGGGCAAGCGTTGTCTGAATCGCGGGCAATTACGTTTGCCATCACCCACGATATTCCTAACAACGATGTTTTCGCAAATTTGGTCATGAGTGAAAACCAAGAGTGGCTGGGGTATTGTTACTTGCTCGGGAGAGATGGCGGAGTACCACTGATATACACTGATCTCGATACTAGCGGAATCGTTAATTCAGACAAGCAGCCACGATGGGTTGATGCTTGGAAAGATGAAAAAATGATTGCAGCTATCGATTTTCACAATCGCATGCATGGCTCTCAAATGAAGATTATTGAGGCTTCAGACGATCTATTGGTCTTTAGCCGCGGCAAAGAAGGTTTGGTGATTATTAACAAATCTAAACGCTCACAAACCATAGAGTTTAAAGCGAACTCAGATTGGATGGATTTGTTGTCACTTGATAGTTTTGCGCCACAAAACGGGCAGTGTACCGCGGTGGTAGAGCCAAACACAGCAATGATGCTAGTGGTCATTTAG